A portion of the Caenorhabditis elegans chromosome III genome contains these proteins:
- the aakg-1 gene encoding CBS domain-containing protein (Confirmed by transcript evidence): protein MKAHKCYDLIPTSSKLVVFDTHLPVRKAFYALVYNGVRAAPLWDTDNQRFTGMLTITDFIKILCKHYDKGDNSERIRALEDQQISHWRDQFELDGTLRPFVYIDPNESLHRAVELLCESKVHRLPVLDRKTGNITYILTHKRIMKFLSLYMRDLPRPSFMSCTPRELGIGAWGDILCCHVDTPIHDALELFLKNRVSALPLIDENGRVVDIYAKFDVISLAAESSYDKLDCTVQEALQHRSEWFEGVQTCLETDSLFQVLEAIVKAEVHRLIVTDQDKKVVGVVSLSDILKNLVLDPCQKPPPPPPQSQQAGGGGPPTRNASGTSTGGASSSDSPPHSIPEGIEVEDDDDDDEEAPPPSIDCSTPGPSSAAT, encoded by the exons ATGAAGGCTCACAAATGCTACGATCTTATCCCGACATCGTCCAAATTAGTGGTATTCGACACACATTTGCCTGTTCGAAAGGCATTCTACGCTCTGGTTTATAACGGAGTACGTGCTGCACCACTATGGGATACCGATAATCAACGATTCACCGGAATGCTAACAATTACGGATTTTATTAAGATTTTGTGCAA GCACTACGACAAAGGAGACAACTCCGAGCGAATCCGCGCGCTCGAAGATCAACAAATCAGCCATTGGCGGGATCAATTCGAGTTGGACGGAACACTTCGACCATTTGTATATATTGATCCAAATGAGAGCCTCCATAGAGCAGTTGAACTGCTGTGCGAGTCAAAAGTACACAGACTGCCGGTTTTGGatcgaaaaactggaaatattACATATATATTGACACATAAGAGAATTATGAAGTTCTTATCACTTTAT atgCGTGATCTACCTCGTCCATCGTTcatgtcgtgtactccacgtgAACTCGGAATCGGTGCCTGGGGTGACATTCTGTGTTGCCACGTGGATACGCCGATCCACGACGCTTTGGAGCTTTTCCTCAAGAATCGAGTTTCGGCACTTCCGTTAATTGATGAAAATGGACGAGTTGTTGATATTTATGCAAAGTTTGATGTGATCAGTTTGGCCGCCGAAAGTTCATATGATAAGCTGGATTGTACAGTACAAGAGGCTCTGCAACATCGATCGGAG tggttCGAAGGAGTTCAGACATGCCTGGAAACGGATTCCCTGTTCCAAGTACTTGAAGCAATTGTGAAGGCAGAAGTTCATCGATTGATTGTGACTGATCAGGATAAGAAG GTCGTCGGAGTAGTCTCACTGTCTgatattctcaaaaatctcgTACTGGATCCATGCCAAAagcctccaccaccaccaccacaatCCCAACAAGCGGGTGGTGGTGGTCCACCAACTCGTAACGCATCGGGTACATCAACTGGCGGCGCTTCGTCCAGTGATTCTCCACCACACAGTATTCCAGAAGGTATTGAagttgaagatgatgatgatgatgacgaagAAGCTCCACCACCATCAATTGATTGCTCAACACCGGGCCCGTCTTCTGCCGCAACGtag